In Phycisphaerales bacterium, the sequence TACACGCATCCGTTCGTGACCGACGTCCCCGAGTGCGCCCTGCAGCGCGCCTGCGACCGGTCCAAGGTCTGGTCGATCGTCACCGCCGACTATGTCACCGTCGAGGATGGCACGGGCCTCGTCCACACGGCACCCGGGCACGGCACCGAGGACTACCAGACCGGGCTCAAGCACACGCTCCCTGTGTATTGCCCCGTGCGCGGCGACGGGACCTATGACAAGACCGTTCCGCAATGGCTGCAGGGCCTCGACATCTGGAAGGCCAATGACCTCGTTGTGAAGCACCTGCGCGACAGCGGGCATCTCTATCACGAGCAGAAGTTCACGCACAGTTATCCACACGACTGGCGCAGCAAGACGCCCGTCATCTTCCGCTGCACCGAGCAGTGGTTCGTGGGCGTGGACGAGCCGACGAAGCGCGAGAAGAAGGGCTTGCGCGAGATGGCGCTCGAGGCCATCGCCGCGCCCACGCCGGGTGCGAAGCCGACCGTCGCGTTCGTCCCCGAATGGGGCCGAAACCGCATGCGCGGCATGGTGGACTCCCGCCCCGACTGGTGCATCTCGCGCCAGCGCGCGTGGGGCCTGCCCATCCCCGCGTTCCTCATGAAGGACGCCGACGGCTATGACGCTGCACTTATGACGCCGACGACCGTGCGTGCCGTCGCGGCGATCGTGCGCCAGAAGGGCGCCGACGCGTGGTTCACGCTCGCCCCAACCGAACTCCTCGCGGGATATTCGCCCGAGAACGATCCGGACCTCAAAAACGACCCGCGCGTGCGCGAACTCGCGATCAAGGCGATGAGGGACGGCACGCTCCGCAAGGGCCCGGACATCCTCGACGTCTGGTTCGAATCGGGCTCGTCGTGGAATGCCGTCATGCGTGAGCGGTCGCTTGGGTTCCCCGCCGATCTGTACCTGGAAGGCTCCGATCAGCATCGCGGCTGGTTCCAGTTGTCGCTGCTGCCGGCGCTGGGCGTGACGGGGGCACCGCCCTTCCGCACGCTCCTGACCCACGGCTTCATGGTCGATCGCGACGGACGCAAACTCAGCAAGAGCCGCCCCGACGCGCACCGATACGAGGTCGACAGCCTCTGCACCGAGTTCGGCATGGACGTCATGCGCTGGTGGGTCTCGTCGCTCAACTATGAGAACGACGTGAAGGTGGACGTCGAACTCTTCTCGCTCGCCGGCGAGAGTTACCGCAAGGTCCGCAACACGCTGCGCTTCATGCTGAGCAACCTCGCGGACTTCACGCCCACCTGCCCCGGCAAGCCCGGGCACTGCGTCGATTTCGCGACCATCCCCCCCACCTCCATCGACGCGTGGGTCCTGGGCGAGTTCAACACGCTCGCCAAGGCCGTCGTGAGCGCGTACAACGCCTACGACTTCCGCACGGCCCACCAAGCGCTCTTCGACTTCTGCAACTCGACGCTCTCGTCGGTCTATCTCGCCGCGGTGAAGGACCGGCTGTACTGCGACGCGGCCGACTCGCCGCGCCGGAGGCAGACGCAGTCCGTGCTCTTCGATCTCGCCGACGGACTCGCGCGCCTGCTCGCGCCGATCGCGTGCCACACGGCCGACGAGGCCTATCGCGCCCTCTGGAACATCGCGAGCGACGAG encodes:
- the ileS gene encoding isoleucine--tRNA ligase, with amino-acid sequence MSNPSTPSTASTKADTGKADAGKPDKNRYKSTLNLPATSFPMKANLVLNEPQSLSRWDQMGLYERTRKARAGKAKFTFHDGPPYANGSIHLGHLMNKCLKDFVVRSKTMQGLDCAYVPGWDCHGLPIEHKVLTELNESGKLGKLMSLEEAPRKMAIRRECQKYAEKFHALHTKQMKRLLTLADYEHPYLTMQPAYEGATLEVLAGLLEQNLVYRAVKPVHWSIANETALAEAELEYYDREDVSVFVDFEAMDADAVYDAFGLPPHPSSDDEYADESTGDAAPGVRPHQRPCFMIWTTTPWTLPANVAVAVHPKIEYALALIDGNVTVLAANLVERTAKLTKAERVAVLATTMGEKLEGLRYTHPFVTDVPECALQRACDRSKVWSIVTADYVTVEDGTGLVHTAPGHGTEDYQTGLKHTLPVYCPVRGDGTYDKTVPQWLQGLDIWKANDLVVKHLRDSGHLYHEQKFTHSYPHDWRSKTPVIFRCTEQWFVGVDEPTKREKKGLREMALEAIAAPTPGAKPTVAFVPEWGRNRMRGMVDSRPDWCISRQRAWGLPIPAFLMKDADGYDAALMTPTTVRAVAAIVRQKGADAWFTLAPTELLAGYSPENDPDLKNDPRVRELAIKAMRDGTLRKGPDILDVWFESGSSWNAVMRERSLGFPADLYLEGSDQHRGWFQLSLLPALGVTGAPPFRTLLTHGFMVDRDGRKLSKSRPDAHRYEVDSLCTEFGMDVMRWWVSSLNYENDVKVDVELFSLAGESYRKVRNTLRFMLSNLADFTPTCPGKPGHCVDFATIPPTSIDAWVLGEFNTLAKAVVSAYNAYDFRTAHQALFDFCNSTLSSVYLAAVKDRLYCDAADSPRRRQTQSVLFDLADGLARLLAPIACHTADEAYRALWNIASDERETSVHLKEFVTAFDVKVHPAFDRVMIAREKGQGALEAGKASLGVENPLDAGVTLPDPDGVLREFDAVDLADLLGVSEVRLDANAKAPAIHDLRDRPRCERSWKRDGTVRQRSDGGMLSDRDAKAVGVA